The Tepidibacter aestuarii genome contains a region encoding:
- the metK gene encoding methionine adenosyltransferase, translated as MAKRLFTSESVTEGHPDKICDQISDSILDALLEQDPNSRVACETSVTTGLVLISGEISTSAYVDIQKVVRNRIKEIGYDRAKYGFDGDTCAVLLAIDEQSSDIAMGVDEALESKEGKMDDEVEAVGAGDQGIMFGFACDETEELMPMPISLSHKLSRKLSEVRKNGTLNYLRPDGKTQVTVEYDGDKVVRVDTVLISTQHSPEVTREQIEKDLIEHVINPVIPEELLVDTRILVNPTGRFVIGGPCGDAGLTGRKIIVDTYGGYSRHGGGAFSGKDATKVDRSAAYAARYVAKNIVAAGLAKKCELELAYAIGVAEPVSIMVETFGTGKVSEEKLVELVKKHFDLRPGAIIRDLDLKKPVFRHTAAYGHFGRTDFDFAWERTDKAEILKKEALQ; from the coding sequence ATGGCTAAAAGATTATTTACTTCAGAATCAGTTACGGAGGGGCATCCAGATAAAATATGTGACCAAATATCGGATTCAATATTAGATGCATTACTTGAGCAAGATCCTAACTCAAGAGTTGCTTGTGAGACATCAGTTACTACAGGACTTGTTTTAATATCAGGTGAAATATCTACTAGTGCTTACGTAGATATTCAAAAGGTTGTTAGAAATAGAATTAAAGAAATAGGATATGATAGAGCTAAGTATGGCTTTGATGGAGATACTTGTGCAGTACTTCTTGCTATAGATGAGCAGTCTTCTGATATCGCCATGGGAGTTGATGAAGCATTAGAGAGTAAAGAAGGAAAGATGGATGATGAGGTTGAAGCAGTAGGAGCAGGAGACCAAGGTATAATGTTTGGATTTGCTTGTGATGAGACAGAAGAGTTAATGCCTATGCCTATATCTTTATCTCACAAATTATCTAGAAAATTATCAGAAGTTAGAAAAAATGGTACTTTAAATTACTTAAGACCAGATGGTAAGACTCAGGTTACAGTTGAGTATGATGGAGATAAGGTTGTAAGAGTAGATACTGTTTTAATATCAACTCAACACAGTCCAGAAGTAACTAGAGAACAAATAGAGAAAGATTTAATAGAGCATGTTATAAATCCTGTTATACCAGAAGAATTATTAGTTGATACTAGAATATTAGTTAATCCAACAGGAAGATTCGTTATAGGAGGACCTTGTGGAGATGCAGGTCTTACAGGAAGAAAGATAATAGTAGATACTTACGGTGGATACTCAAGACACGGTGGTGGAGCTTTCTCAGGAAAAGATGCTACTAAGGTTGATAGATCAGCAGCTTATGCAGCAAGATATGTTGCTAAGAACATAGTTGCAGCAGGACTTGCTAAGAAATGTGAACTAGAGTTAGCTTATGCAATAGGTGTTGCAGAGCCTGTATCTATAATGGTTGAGACATTTGGAACTGGTAAAGTTTCAGAAGAAAAACTAGTAGAGCTTGTTAAGAAGCACTTTGATTTAAGACCAGGAGCTATAATAAGAGATCTAGATCTTAAAAAGCCTGTATTCAGACATACAGCAGCTTATGGACACTTTGGAAGAACTGATTTTGATTTTGCTTGGGAGAGAACTGATAAGGCTGAAATACTTAAAAAAGAAGCATTACAATAA
- the flgN gene encoding flagellar export chaperone FlgN — protein MKSIDSFIQVLNEELIINKILLEISIQKKDLIINNKSKELSSFMIKEQNYVKRIIELEKLRAGLTLNIQKELGIQKITNIKEVIEGVDKEKSREVDSIAKELRTVLKDLQHNNNLNNKLLGITLEYLDLNINLLTSRAQPKTYGKSANEQKNKDNTFFDAKY, from the coding sequence ATGAAATCCATAGATTCATTTATACAAGTTTTAAATGAAGAATTAATTATTAACAAAATTCTTTTAGAAATATCTATACAAAAAAAGGACCTTATAATAAATAATAAATCAAAAGAACTTTCAAGCTTTATGATAAAAGAACAAAATTATGTTAAGAGAATAATAGAACTTGAAAAGTTAAGAGCGGGACTTACTCTTAATATACAAAAGGAGCTTGGAATACAAAAGATAACTAATATAAAAGAAGTTATAGAGGGTGTAGATAAAGAAAAAAGTAGAGAAGTAGATTCAATAGCAAAAGAGCTTAGAACTGTGCTAAAAGATCTTCAGCACAACAATAATCTTAATAACAAGCTTCTGGGTATAACACTTGAATACTTAGACCTTAATATAAATCTTTTAACATCAAGAGCACAGCCAAAAACATATGGAAAATCTGCAAATGAACAAAAGAATAAAGATAATACTTTTTTTGATGCGAAATATTAA
- a CDS encoding phosphodiester glycosidase family protein has product MNKKLISFMLAGFFILSSSTSIFANSVIRESQKEIMLAKGVTYKNVYSFTESGIQNINLVYVDLDNPDIKLDLLFNKDGFSKTQKVSDMVKNDSLNKDNGDILAAINGDFFSMSSPAFSLGPMVKDGKVLSNPHYQINKYSSFLVDKDKNVFFSYLKPDVSITDITKNTQLPIAAVNKPSTYYGNIVMYTSEYFKNSPGANDTYYDLCEVVVVDDVVTDIRYGQPSIEIPDNGYVLLAAGNNGITLRDSFSLGDELKLNSTFSLDYENNIDLALGGGSLILKDGEIYPPTQKVSGKSQRSAVGLTYDNQLILFTTDGRLPNVIGMQEEDVANYMKSLGCKDAMLFDGGGSTDLIVKDTIVNTLVGGAERRIVDSLAIKSTGEKDEFDSIEAFIDKDFGYVDERFKLTVNTFDSDLDPLNIPVENIDFSVSGIDGTFDKNVFTPTSSGEGIIHVEYEGEDVSIPITIVGKSNTDPNLVDELGEKGINIAFLSDMNKVNTLLDNLIHIKYRQDIEKNADNLLLLSNSNAAFEEKLNKPYYNFNGSYSSQVVDNNLIINLNSSNGGFFKSEGQWDFFRNSLDTTLDNIFIVLNSKESLKIKDEAYEFKRTLHEASKDKNVYVVYRGNDFNQTVEDNVRFISIPDYKDVYKNDFLNDYRYLLINIDGTDIEYTYRKLFN; this is encoded by the coding sequence ATGAATAAAAAACTTATAAGCTTTATGTTAGCAGGTTTCTTTATACTTTCATCTTCAACTAGTATATTTGCAAACTCAGTTATAAGAGAAAGTCAAAAAGAAATAATGCTTGCAAAGGGCGTAACATATAAAAATGTTTACTCTTTCACAGAAAGCGGTATACAAAATATAAATCTAGTTTATGTAGACTTAGATAATCCTGACATAAAATTAGATTTATTATTCAACAAAGACGGGTTTAGTAAGACTCAAAAAGTCAGTGATATGGTAAAAAATGATTCTCTAAATAAAGATAATGGCGATATACTAGCCGCTATAAACGGAGACTTCTTTAGTATGTCAAGTCCTGCATTTTCATTAGGGCCTATGGTTAAGGATGGTAAAGTCTTATCAAATCCTCATTATCAAATAAATAAGTACTCATCGTTCTTAGTTGATAAAGATAAAAATGTTTTCTTTAGTTACTTAAAACCAGATGTAAGTATAACTGATATAACAAAAAATACACAACTTCCGATAGCAGCTGTAAATAAACCTAGTACATATTACGGAAACATAGTTATGTATACAAGTGAATATTTCAAAAACTCACCAGGAGCTAATGATACTTACTACGACCTTTGTGAAGTAGTTGTTGTAGATGATGTCGTTACAGATATAAGATATGGACAACCTTCAATTGAAATACCAGACAATGGATATGTATTGTTAGCTGCTGGAAATAACGGCATAACACTTAGAGATTCTTTCAGTCTGGGTGATGAGCTAAAACTAAATTCTACATTCAGCCTTGATTATGAAAATAATATAGATCTTGCTTTAGGAGGCGGAAGCTTAATATTAAAAGACGGAGAGATATACCCCCCAACACAAAAAGTCTCTGGTAAAAGCCAAAGATCTGCAGTAGGTTTGACTTACGACAATCAACTTATCCTATTTACAACAGATGGAAGACTTCCTAATGTTATAGGTATGCAAGAAGAAGATGTTGCTAATTACATGAAATCTTTAGGTTGCAAGGATGCTATGCTTTTCGATGGAGGAGGATCTACCGATCTTATAGTAAAAGATACTATAGTAAACACATTAGTAGGTGGGGCCGAAAGAAGGATAGTTGATTCTTTAGCCATTAAATCAACAGGTGAAAAAGATGAGTTTGATTCTATAGAAGCATTCATAGACAAAGATTTTGGATATGTTGATGAAAGGTTCAAGCTTACTGTAAATACATTCGATTCAGACCTTGACCCACTTAATATACCTGTTGAAAATATAGATTTTAGTGTATCAGGAATAGATGGTACATTTGATAAAAATGTATTTACTCCAACTAGTTCAGGAGAAGGTATTATCCATGTAGAATATGAAGGTGAAGATGTCTCTATACCTATAACTATAGTTGGAAAATCAAATACAGACCCTAATTTAGTGGATGAATTGGGAGAGAAAGGTATAAATATAGCTTTTTTAAGCGATATGAATAAAGTTAACACACTACTTGATAATCTAATTCATATAAAATATAGACAAGATATAGAAAAAAATGCAGATAATTTATTATTATTATCTAATTCAAATGCAGCATTTGAAGAAAAACTAAATAAACCTTACTACAACTTTAATGGATCTTATTCAAGTCAAGTTGTAGACAACAACCTTATAATAAATCTTAACAGCTCAAATGGAGGTTTCTTTAAATCAGAGGGTCAATGGGACTTTTTTAGAAATTCACTAGATACTACACTTGATAATATATTCATAGTGCTTAATTCTAAAGAATCCTTAAAAATAAAAGATGAAGCTTATGAATTCAAAAGAACTCTACACGAAGCTTCAAAAGATAAGAATGTCTACGTTGTTTATAGAGGAAATGATTTTAATCAAACAGTAGAAGATAATGTAAGGTTTATAAGCATCCCAGACTACAAAGATGTATATAAAAACGACTTCTTAAATGATTATAGATATCTTCTAATTAATATAGACGGAACAGATATAGAATATACTTATAGAAAGCTCTTTAACTAA
- a CDS encoding ComF family protein: MINDFIDYIYPRNIKCILCKNPISKNNSYSLCKDCFNKLNFINKGCLICGKPLTDFYKNDICLNCETNEYVFTKALSCVEYDDNIHKLIYSFKYGAKTYLSYNIAEIMNDKLKYEGIDFDYIIPVPLHKKRLRKRGYNQSLLISKQLSKINKKEVLNIVVRNENTEFLSKLSKKERIKKLENVFTLDKNENRIYKKDVLIVDDIFTTGTTVNEISKILLDSGVNKIYVITFATGKNIY; encoded by the coding sequence ATGATAAATGATTTTATAGATTATATATATCCTAGGAATATAAAGTGTATATTATGCAAAAATCCAATATCAAAGAATAACTCGTATTCCCTTTGTAAAGATTGCTTTAATAAATTAAACTTTATAAATAAAGGATGTTTAATTTGCGGGAAGCCATTAACCGATTTCTATAAAAATGATATATGTTTAAATTGTGAAACTAATGAATATGTTTTTACGAAAGCATTATCGTGCGTTGAATATGATGACAATATTCATAAACTAATATATTCGTTCAAATATGGAGCAAAAACTTATCTATCATATAATATTGCTGAAATTATGAATGATAAGTTGAAATATGAAGGTATAGATTTTGATTACATTATACCTGTACCACTTCATAAAAAAAGGTTGAGAAAAAGAGGGTATAACCAATCACTACTTATATCTAAACAGCTATCAAAAATTAATAAAAAAGAAGTATTAAATATAGTTGTTAGGAATGAGAACACAGAATTTTTATCAAAGCTATCCAAGAAAGAAAGAATAAAAAAATTAGAAAATGTATTTACCTTAGACAAAAACGAGAATAGAATATATAAAAAAGATGTATTAATAGTAGATGATATATTTACAACAGGCACTACAGTGAATGAAATATCCAAAATTTTGTTAGATTCTGGAGTGAATAAAATATATGTAATAACATTTGCAACAGGTAAAAATATATATTAA
- a CDS encoding COG2426 family protein has translation MISEYIHLILISMVPIIELRGAIPVGIIQNLNPIYVYISCVIGAIIPAPFLIMFFKDLLKWLKKNKYFKWFGDFLDNKVNKNSDKIMKRKLLGIILFVGIPLPTTGTWTAAMVASVFNMRIKDAVLGIVIGNILAGMIVSFITLNFT, from the coding sequence ATGATTTCAGAATATATACATTTGATTCTTATATCTATGGTTCCTATAATTGAACTTAGAGGGGCTATACCTGTAGGTATAATTCAAAATTTAAATCCTATATATGTCTACATATCGTGTGTTATAGGAGCTATAATTCCAGCTCCGTTTTTGATAATGTTTTTTAAGGATTTACTTAAGTGGTTAAAAAAGAATAAATATTTTAAATGGTTTGGAGATTTCTTAGATAATAAGGTAAATAAGAACAGTGATAAGATAATGAAAAGAAAATTATTGGGCATAATACTATTTGTTGGAATACCTCTTCCTACTACGGGAACATGGACGGCAGCCATGGTTGCCTCTGTTTTCAACATGAGGATTAAAGATGCTGTACTAGGAATTGTTATTGGTAATATATTAGCTGGAATGATAGTTTCGTTTATTACATTAAATTTTACTTAA
- the yyaC gene encoding spore protease YyaC produces MYLAKANYKEENVICVLKEILTTIINDNTVIICIGTDRCIGDSLGPLVGTMLKNSDYKYPIYGTLDDPIHALNIHESLDYIKNKHPEANFVAIDACLGEVNNIGNIQIREGPILPGKGVGKTLPQIGDYSIVAIVDEIDENSKFAFNNIRLSFIVQMSELIATSIILSS; encoded by the coding sequence GTGTATTTAGCTAAGGCAAATTATAAAGAAGAAAACGTCATTTGTGTTTTGAAAGAAATTTTAACAACTATAATCAACGATAACACGGTTATAATTTGTATAGGAACAGATAGATGCATAGGCGATTCTCTAGGTCCCCTAGTTGGAACTATGCTAAAGAACAGTGATTATAAATATCCTATTTATGGAACTTTGGATGATCCTATTCATGCCTTGAATATTCATGAATCACTAGATTATATAAAAAACAAACATCCAGAAGCTAATTTCGTAGCTATAGATGCTTGTTTAGGAGAAGTTAATAATATAGGCAATATTCAAATCAGAGAAGGCCCTATTCTTCCTGGAAAAGGAGTTGGAAAAACACTTCCTCAAATAGGCGATTATTCAATAGTTGCCATAGTTGATGAAATTGATGAAAATAGTAAATTTGCATTTAATAACATACGTCTTAGTTTTATCGTTCAGATGTCAGAGTTAATAGCAACGTCTATCATACTCTCATCATAA
- a CDS encoding flagellar protein — protein MELVNCKECGRMFGSQNGELYCSKCRVNDDAEFKKVREYLYDNPGASVQEVAEGTGVSETLIIKFLKQERIEIVEDENAILSCERCRKSIKTGRYCEICKAEIKKELANAAKSLKESKGSKATYHSYNNK, from the coding sequence GTGGAACTTGTAAATTGCAAAGAATGTGGTAGGATGTTTGGAAGTCAAAATGGAGAACTTTATTGCTCTAAATGTAGAGTTAATGATGATGCTGAATTTAAAAAAGTAAGAGAGTATTTATATGATAATCCTGGTGCATCTGTTCAGGAGGTTGCAGAGGGAACTGGAGTATCAGAAACATTGATAATAAAGTTTTTAAAACAAGAAAGAATAGAAATAGTTGAGGATGAGAATGCTATACTTTCATGTGAAAGATGTAGGAAAAGTATAAAAACAGGTAGATACTGTGAAATTTGTAAGGCGGAAATAAAAAAAGAACTCGCTAACGCTGCTAAATCATTAAAAGAAAGTAAAGGATCTAAAGCAACATATCATTCTTATAATAATAAATAA
- a CDS encoding tRNA 2-thiocytidine biosynthesis TtcA family protein, whose amino-acid sequence MKKILGKIRRACDDYTMIQDNDKIAVGFSGGKDSISLIYALKLFQRFSPNKFELEAITVDPGFENMNLDAAKKFLKEIDVPYTIIKTEISKIVFDERKESNPCSLCSKMRRGALNDEAKKRGINKIALGHHLDDGISTLFLSMFYEGRINTFKPVTYLDRTDITTIRPLIYISEKSIIESVERNSLPVLKSPCPVDGKTKREFANEIVRDLGGKVPDFKKKMLKAMQNKEQTQLWFKPESLEKE is encoded by the coding sequence ATGAAAAAAATACTTGGAAAAATAAGGCGTGCCTGTGATGATTACACTATGATACAGGATAACGATAAAATAGCAGTAGGATTCTCTGGAGGAAAAGATAGTATATCTCTTATATACGCACTTAAATTATTTCAAAGATTCTCTCCTAATAAATTCGAGCTAGAAGCTATAACAGTAGACCCTGGGTTTGAAAATATGAATTTGGATGCTGCTAAAAAATTTTTAAAGGAAATAGATGTTCCCTATACTATAATCAAAACCGAAATATCTAAAATAGTATTCGATGAAAGAAAAGAGTCTAACCCCTGTTCATTATGCTCTAAAATGAGAAGAGGAGCTTTAAATGACGAAGCAAAAAAAAGAGGAATAAATAAAATAGCACTAGGACACCACCTTGACGATGGAATATCAACTTTATTTTTAAGCATGTTCTACGAAGGAAGAATTAATACATTCAAGCCAGTTACATACCTTGATAGAACAGATATAACTACTATTAGACCCTTAATATATATATCAGAGAAAAGCATAATAGAATCAGTTGAACGAAATAGTCTACCAGTTCTCAAAAGCCCTTGCCCTGTTGACGGCAAGACAAAAAGAGAATTTGCAAATGAAATTGTACGAGACCTAGGAGGTAAGGTTCCCGATTTTAAAAAGAAAATGCTTAAAGCTATGCAAAATAAAGAACAAACTCAATTATGGTTTAAACCTGAGTCATTAGAAAAGGAGTGA
- the recD2 gene encoding SF1B family DNA helicase RecD2, with translation MEKIKGMVVEIVFKNDDNGYTVAALEHSNDEVTIVGCMPTITVGETIEVDGKWINHKMYGPQFEVSSFIPCTPESEEGIYIYLSSGMIKGIGPKMARKIVEIFGLNTLDVIQMNPEKLTSVDGIGKKKAETIGKSFQDNRELRNLIISLSKYGITPNYCLKIYKKYKNKSIQIVETNPYKLAEDIRGIGFKLADNIATKMGIDPYSKDRIAQGIIYTLTQSLSEGHTYLPKSKLLKESSKLLEIEVEYIKDVIFKLALDQKIQIEKGPIEDNIYLIPYYISENGVCKKLIELSQYEFDDLKLDINEEISLIEKEDDITLAKNQKEAVIQALQKGVLVVTGGPGTGKTTTINTIIKIFENLKMNIYLAAPTGRAAKRMSETTGKESKTIHRLLEMGYSSEDEEMVFMKGEDDQLDADVVIIDEVSMVDILLMYNLLKAIKAGTRVILVGDSDQLPSVGAGNVLKDIIDSNIIEVVKLDEIFRQAKESMIVVNAHKINKGEKLELNAKGKDFYFIPKYEKEDILKEIVNLAYKRLPDYYKIDNLKDIQILSPMRKGDTGVFNLNLYLQNVLNPNDKFKVEEKFQKRTFRVGDKVMQIKNNYTKKWKNEDETKDGEGVYNGDIGYIYHIDKEEKVVYILFDEYKIAQYDYNELDEIDHSFCTTIHKSQGSEFPVVIMPITWAPPMLLTRNLLYTAVTRAKKLVVLVGDVKYLEYMIKNNKIYDRHSNLNIKLSRFKEEGLLIE, from the coding sequence ATGGAAAAAATAAAGGGAATGGTAGTTGAGATTGTATTTAAAAACGATGATAATGGATATACAGTAGCCGCCCTTGAACACTCAAATGATGAAGTTACTATAGTAGGATGTATGCCAACTATAACAGTAGGTGAAACTATTGAAGTTGATGGCAAATGGATAAATCATAAGATGTATGGACCTCAATTTGAAGTGAGTTCATTTATTCCTTGCACACCTGAATCTGAGGAAGGAATATATATATATTTATCATCTGGAATGATAAAGGGGATAGGTCCTAAGATGGCTAGAAAAATAGTAGAGATATTTGGACTAAACACACTGGATGTAATACAAATGAATCCTGAAAAACTAACCAGTGTGGATGGAATAGGAAAGAAGAAGGCAGAGACAATAGGAAAGAGCTTTCAAGATAATAGAGAACTTAGAAACTTGATAATAAGTTTATCAAAGTACGGAATAACTCCTAATTACTGTCTTAAAATATATAAAAAATATAAAAACAAATCTATTCAGATAGTGGAGACAAACCCATATAAACTAGCGGAAGATATAAGAGGTATAGGATTTAAGCTTGCTGATAATATAGCAACAAAAATGGGTATAGATCCTTATTCAAAAGATAGAATAGCACAAGGTATAATATATACACTAACTCAAAGTTTAAGCGAGGGACATACGTACTTACCTAAAAGTAAGCTTTTAAAAGAATCTTCTAAATTACTCGAAATAGAAGTTGAATATATAAAAGATGTTATATTTAAACTTGCACTCGATCAAAAAATTCAAATAGAAAAGGGACCTATAGAAGATAACATATATTTGATTCCATATTACATATCTGAAAACGGAGTCTGTAAGAAATTAATAGAGCTTTCTCAATATGAATTCGACGATTTGAAATTAGATATAAATGAAGAAATATCTTTAATAGAAAAAGAAGATGATATAACTCTTGCAAAAAATCAAAAGGAAGCAGTAATACAAGCGCTGCAAAAAGGGGTTTTGGTAGTAACTGGAGGTCCTGGAACTGGAAAGACCACTACAATAAATACTATAATAAAGATATTTGAAAATTTAAAAATGAATATATATTTAGCAGCACCAACTGGAAGAGCTGCAAAGAGAATGAGCGAAACAACGGGAAAAGAATCTAAGACTATACATAGATTACTTGAAATGGGATACTCATCAGAAGATGAAGAAATGGTATTTATGAAGGGGGAAGACGACCAACTTGATGCAGATGTTGTTATAATAGATGAGGTATCTATGGTAGATATCTTACTCATGTATAATCTTCTTAAGGCTATAAAGGCTGGAACCAGAGTAATATTGGTTGGTGATTCAGATCAACTTCCATCAGTTGGAGCTGGAAATGTATTAAAGGATATAATAGATTCTAATATAATAGAGGTTGTAAAACTTGATGAAATATTTAGACAAGCAAAAGAGAGTATGATAGTAGTCAATGCGCATAAAATAAACAAAGGTGAAAAACTAGAACTTAACGCCAAGGGCAAGGATTTTTACTTTATTCCAAAGTATGAAAAAGAAGACATATTAAAAGAAATAGTAAATCTAGCATATAAAAGGCTTCCGGATTACTACAAAATAGATAATCTGAAGGATATACAAATATTATCTCCTATGAGAAAGGGAGATACTGGAGTATTTAATTTGAATTTATATCTTCAAAATGTTCTAAATCCAAACGATAAATTTAAAGTAGAAGAAAAGTTTCAAAAGAGGACATTTAGAGTAGGCGATAAAGTGATGCAAATAAAAAATAATTATACAAAGAAGTGGAAAAATGAGGACGAGACAAAAGATGGTGAAGGGGTATATAATGGAGATATAGGATATATATACCATATAGACAAAGAAGAAAAAGTAGTATATATACTATTTGATGAATATAAAATTGCGCAATACGATTATAACGAACTCGATGAAATAGACCACAGCTTTTGTACTACTATACATAAAAGTCAGGGGAGTGAATTTCCTGTAGTAATAATGCCTATAACATGGGCTCCTCCAATGCTTTTAACTAGAAATCTTTTATACACAGCTGTTACAAGGGCTAAAAAACTAGTAGTTTTAGTGGGGGATGTTAAATATTTAGAATATATGATAAAAAATAATAAAATATACGATAGACACTCAAACCTTAATATCAAACTTTCAAGATTTAAAGAGGAAGGGCTATTAATAGAATGA
- the flgM gene encoding flagellar biosynthesis anti-sigma factor FlgM: protein MKINGVSNIQKIMNAYKTNKTQNVNKVSLKEDKIEISQQGKDYQFAIDALKDVEDIREDKVNDIKIRIENGTYTVDKHKLAKSMIKEDLNWRG, encoded by the coding sequence ATGAAGATAAATGGAGTTAGCAATATACAAAAAATTATGAATGCATATAAAACTAATAAAACCCAAAACGTAAATAAAGTTTCTTTAAAAGAAGATAAAATAGAAATATCTCAACAGGGAAAAGATTATCAATTTGCAATAGATGCATTAAAAGATGTTGAAGATATAAGAGAAGACAAGGTGAATGATATAAAAATAAGAATAGAAAATGGAACTTATACAGTAGATAAGCATAAGCTTGCAAAATCAATGATAAAAGAAGATTTGAATTGGAGAGGTTAA